Proteins from a single region of Verrucosispora sp. NA02020:
- a CDS encoding cation:proton antiporter, whose product MTPTELAPRFFIAVTVILIFCKGVAWLLGKAGQPAVVSEMLAGVLLGPSLLGLFLPDVQNALFPAPLLPILYVVGQVGLVLFMFQAGYAFSAHRVAGLAGTAGVVSLAGVLAPLLLGVLLVLVTADAVPVRADGTSLGVSAAFVGVALAITAFPMLARIITERGHAGTRHGTLSLASGAIDDLAAWIMLAAVLAVASGRAGPAIVTAGGTLLFGLLLWFGGRPITTALMTHRALNDRARLLGTVALLFLVAWYTDEIGLYAVFGAFAVGVVMPRTDNTDRVVDTLTPVAATLFLPLFFTYSGLRTEFGLLGSPPVLLFALACVTAAIVGKFGACWAAARLRGEPSGVALRVGALMNARGLMQLIALNVGLEAGIVNPALFTVLVLVALVTTLMTTPMLSWIARREARHSDTTHPPAMAVSHS is encoded by the coding sequence ATGACCCCCACAGAGCTGGCACCACGGTTCTTCATCGCCGTCACGGTGATCCTGATCTTCTGCAAAGGAGTCGCCTGGCTCCTCGGCAAAGCCGGCCAGCCCGCCGTGGTCAGCGAGATGCTCGCCGGCGTACTGCTCGGTCCGTCGCTGCTCGGACTCTTCCTGCCCGACGTGCAGAACGCCCTGTTCCCCGCACCCCTGCTGCCGATCCTCTACGTCGTGGGCCAGGTCGGTCTGGTGCTGTTCATGTTCCAGGCCGGGTACGCGTTCAGCGCCCACCGGGTCGCCGGCCTCGCCGGCACCGCCGGAGTGGTCTCCCTGGCCGGGGTCCTCGCGCCGCTCCTGCTGGGAGTGCTGCTGGTCCTGGTGACCGCCGACGCCGTCCCGGTCAGAGCCGACGGCACCTCACTCGGGGTCTCCGCCGCGTTCGTCGGCGTCGCCCTGGCCATCACCGCGTTCCCGATGCTGGCCCGCATCATCACCGAACGCGGCCACGCCGGCACCCGGCACGGCACACTCTCCCTGGCCAGCGGCGCGATCGACGACCTGGCCGCCTGGATCATGCTCGCCGCCGTCCTCGCTGTCGCCTCCGGCCGCGCCGGTCCCGCGATCGTCACCGCCGGCGGCACGCTCCTGTTCGGACTTCTGCTCTGGTTCGGCGGACGTCCGATCACCACCGCGCTGATGACCCACCGCGCTCTCAACGACCGCGCCCGGCTGCTCGGCACCGTCGCGCTGCTCTTCCTGGTCGCCTGGTACACCGACGAGATCGGGCTGTACGCGGTCTTCGGCGCGTTCGCCGTCGGCGTGGTGATGCCGCGCACCGACAACACCGACCGGGTGGTGGACACCCTCACGCCCGTCGCGGCGACGCTCTTCCTGCCGTTGTTCTTCACCTACTCGGGTCTGCGCACGGAATTCGGACTGCTCGGCTCACCGCCGGTGCTGCTCTTCGCCCTGGCGTGCGTGACCGCGGCGATCGTCGGCAAGTTCGGCGCCTGCTGGGCTGCGGCCAGGCTTCGAGGGGAGCCGTCGGGTGTCGCGTTGCGCGTCGGCGCACTGATGAACGCCCGCGGCCTCATGCAGCTCATCGCGCTCAACGTCGGGTTGGAGGCGGGCATCGTGAACCCCGCCCTGTTCACCGTGCTGGTCCTGGTCGCGCTGGTCACCACCCTGATGACCACGCCGATGCTGAGCTGGATCGCGCGTCGGGAAGCCCGACACTCCGACACCACACACCCACCCGCGATGGCGGTTTCACATAGTTGA
- a CDS encoding response regulator transcription factor: MRGERSNRLLLVEDDDDLTELLTETLSHDGYLVDRASDGQRGLHLGLTRPYDVMVIDRKLPALDGLDLVTRLRARAIPARTLMLTALGTVGDRIAGLDAGADDYLIKPFDLDELSARVRALCRRTTEPTHVLRIGAGLLDLAPRDAVLPDGTRIALSTREFELLRVLAAQPTTVHPRTTLRRRVFEEAAAASIVDTYVYYLRRKLGRTVIRTVHGLGYRLGTL, from the coding sequence ATGCGGGGGGAAAGATCGAACCGGCTACTGCTGGTCGAGGACGACGACGACCTGACCGAGTTACTCACCGAGACGCTCAGCCACGACGGCTACCTCGTCGACCGCGCCTCCGACGGCCAACGCGGACTGCATCTCGGGCTCACCCGACCCTACGACGTCATGGTCATCGACCGTAAGCTGCCCGCCCTCGACGGCCTCGACCTCGTCACCCGGCTACGCGCCCGCGCGATCCCCGCCCGGACCCTCATGCTCACCGCGCTGGGCACCGTCGGCGACCGGATCGCCGGACTCGACGCAGGCGCCGACGACTACCTGATCAAACCCTTCGACCTCGACGAACTCAGCGCCCGCGTCCGGGCCCTGTGCCGACGCACCACCGAGCCGACCCACGTACTCCGTATCGGCGCCGGACTCCTCGACCTCGCACCCCGCGACGCGGTCCTACCCGACGGCACCCGAATAGCCCTGTCCACCCGCGAATTCGAACTACTGCGGGTCCTGGCAGCCCAACCCACCACCGTCCACCCACGAACCACCCTGCGCCGCAGGGTCTTCGAGGAGGCCGCCGCCGCATCCATCGTCGACACCTACGTCTACTACCTCCGCCGCAAACTCGGCCGCACGGTCATACGCACCGTGCACGGCCTCGGCTACCGGCTCGGCACCCTCTGA
- a CDS encoding HAMP domain-containing sensor histidine kinase, with the protein MQATDHAILRRTRLRIGLFVGLTIGALLLLAGGISYAILVHSQEAQIQRELAWGTAHGSIAGPPACSWIFHYDGTTVHTGLNPPPPGFPLTGALDAVATTRTTETTTLTRNGTTYHIRTEARGDRVIQAVFDARFQLSDRRHLLLAFSLAAAVGVLAAMLTGVIVGRRAVAPLAEALTRQRRFVADASHELRTPIAQVHTRAQLMARRARNDGTPTNLDDLERLIGTTRRLGEVVDDLLLSARLAAAPADRPPDPPVDLTALIATTVAAETERAAERQITLALDIPADPLPVPGVESALRRVVGELLANALTHTPAGGRITVTLRTVDNCAELVIADTGNGFDQADARRIFDRFHRGPGSGDRRFGLGLALLQEVVTSHHGTIEAEGHPARGARFTVRLPTRSPILTRRAARIRKLRTRQLRVGT; encoded by the coding sequence ATGCAGGCGACCGACCACGCGATCCTCCGACGGACCCGACTCCGCATCGGCCTGTTCGTCGGCCTGACCATCGGCGCCCTACTACTCCTGGCCGGCGGCATCTCCTACGCGATCCTGGTCCACAGCCAGGAAGCGCAGATCCAACGCGAGTTGGCGTGGGGCACCGCACACGGCTCGATCGCCGGCCCACCCGCCTGCAGCTGGATCTTCCACTACGACGGCACCACCGTGCACACCGGCCTCAACCCACCGCCACCGGGCTTCCCGCTGACCGGCGCACTGGACGCCGTGGCGACCACCCGGACCACCGAGACCACCACGCTCACGCGCAACGGCACCACCTACCACATCCGCACCGAAGCCCGCGGCGACCGCGTGATCCAAGCAGTGTTCGACGCCCGCTTCCAACTGTCCGACCGCCGGCACCTTCTGCTCGCCTTCAGCCTCGCCGCAGCGGTCGGCGTACTCGCCGCCATGCTGACCGGTGTCATCGTCGGCCGCCGCGCCGTCGCACCACTCGCCGAAGCCCTGACCCGACAACGCCGTTTCGTCGCCGACGCCAGCCACGAACTGCGCACCCCGATCGCCCAGGTGCACACCCGAGCCCAACTGATGGCCCGACGAGCCCGCAACGACGGCACCCCCACGAACCTCGACGACCTGGAGCGGCTGATCGGCACCACCCGCCGACTCGGCGAAGTCGTCGACGACCTGCTGCTCTCCGCACGCCTCGCCGCCGCACCCGCCGACCGGCCACCAGACCCGCCGGTCGACCTCACCGCACTGATCGCGACGACGGTCGCCGCCGAGACCGAACGCGCCGCCGAACGTCAGATCACCCTCGCCCTGGACATCCCCGCCGACCCACTGCCGGTGCCCGGTGTCGAGTCGGCCCTGCGCCGCGTCGTCGGCGAACTTCTGGCGAACGCGCTGACCCACACCCCCGCAGGAGGCCGGATCACCGTCACGCTGCGGACCGTCGACAACTGCGCCGAACTCGTCATCGCCGACACCGGAAACGGGTTCGACCAGGCGGACGCCAGACGGATCTTCGACCGGTTCCACCGCGGCCCAGGCTCCGGAGACCGCCGATTCGGCCTCGGACTGGCGCTGCTCCAGGAAGTCGTCACGAGCCACCACGGCACCATCGAGGCCGAGGGCCATCCGGCCCGAGGCGCCCGCTTCACGGTGCGCCTTCCCACGCGGTCACCGATCCTCACGCGGAGAGCGGCACGGATCAGGAAGCTCCGGACACGGCAGCTACGAGTCGGTACGTGA